In a genomic window of Puniceicoccaceae bacterium:
- a CDS encoding SRPBCC family protein, translating into MNSHTIIKQIHIHAPVARVWQALTDHHQFGAWFGINLEGPFAPGKTTRGQITFEGYEHVLIDFMVEQLQPEQRFVYRWHPYCVDPEVDYSKETPTKVELELSPVEKGTLLRVTESGFDKIPSHRYDEAMRMNTKGWESQLNNIAEYVTQNG; encoded by the coding sequence ATGAACTCACATACCATCATCAAACAGATTCACATTCACGCTCCGGTTGCACGGGTCTGGCAGGCCCTGACCGACCATCACCAGTTCGGTGCCTGGTTTGGCATCAACTTGGAGGGACCTTTTGCACCCGGCAAAACCACACGTGGTCAGATCACATTCGAGGGATACGAACACGTTCTCATCGATTTCATGGTCGAACAGCTTCAGCCAGAACAACGCTTCGTATACCGTTGGCATCCCTACTGTGTCGATCCAGAGGTTGACTACTCGAAAGAGACGCCCACAAAGGTGGAACTCGAACTGTCTCCGGTCGAAAAGGGAACCCTGCTGCGCGTTACAGAATCGGGATTCGACAAGATCCCGTCACACCGCTATGACGAGGCCATGCGCATGAATACCAAGGGTTGGGAATCGCAGCTCAACAACATCGCCGAATATGTCACGCAAAACGGTTGA